One window of the Bos indicus isolate NIAB-ARS_2022 breed Sahiwal x Tharparkar chromosome 15, NIAB-ARS_B.indTharparkar_mat_pri_1.0, whole genome shotgun sequence genome contains the following:
- the RNF141 gene encoding RING finger protein 141: MGQQISDQTQLVLNKLPEKVAKHVMLVRESGSLTYEEFLGRVAELNDVTAKVASGQEKHLLFEVQPGSDSSAFWKVVVRVVCTKINKSSGIVEASRIMNLYQFIQLYKDITSQAAGVLAQSSTSEDADENSASVTSCQASLWMGRVKQLTDEEECCICMDGRADLILPCAHSFCQKCIDKWSDRHRNCPICRLQMTGANESWVVSDAPTEDDMANYILNMADEAGQPHRP, encoded by the exons ATGGGACAGCAAATTTCGGATCAGACACAGTTGGTTCTTAACAAGTTACCAGAAAAAGTAGCAAAACATGTCATGTTGGTTCGAGAAAGTGGCTCCTTAACTTATGAAGAATTTCTTGGAAGAGTAGCAGAACTTAATGATGT AACTGCTAAAGTGGCTTCTGGCCAGGAAAAACATCTTCTCTTTGAGGTACAACCTGggtctgattcctctgccttttggaaAGTGGTTGTACGAGTGGTCTGTACCAAG attAACAAAAGCAGTGGCATTGTGGAAGCATCACGGATCATGAATTTGTACCAGTTTATCCAGCTTTATAAAGACATCACAAGTCAAGCAGCAGGAGTATTAGCACAGAGCTCCACCTCTGAAGACGCTGATGAAAACTCAGCATCTGTAACATCTTGTCAGGCTAGTCTTTGGATGGGAAG GGTAAAGCAGCTGACTGACGAGGAAGAGTGCTGTATTTGTATGGATGGTCGGGCTGACCTTATCCTGCCCTGTGCTCACAGCTTTTGTCAGAAGTGCATTGACAAGTG GAGTGATCGACACAGGAATTGCCCTATTTGTCGCCTACAGATGACTGGAGCGAATGAATCTTGGGTGGTATCTGATGCACCCACTGAAGATGATATGGCTAACTATATTCTTAACATGGCTGATGAGGCAGGCCAGCCCCACAGGCCGTGA